The segment TGTAGCTCGTGCGTTCGGTCGCGCCGGCGTCGACGAGGATCGAGAATCGCTTCGCGGGAATCGAGGCGACGCGTGGCCCGTACCGATTCAGGCCGGCGACGAACCGCCCGGGCACGGTGCCGTCGTTCGTCACGGCGACGTCGAACGTCGGGGACTCCCCCTGGGCGAGGGTGTCCGGCGCGTCGATCGACACCGAGAACGCGGGTGCGTCCGCACGGAGGCGCTCCCGGAGGCCGGCGCGCAGTCGGTGTTCGCCGCCCGGCCACGTGACGGCCGCGTCGCTCGTCGAGTCGAACCCGCTCGCGGGGAGTTCGAACAGCAGGAGGCCGCCCAGGTCCGACTCGAACGCGCTGTCGGACTGGTAGACGCGCCAGAGTCGGGACACCGTCCGCCCGTCGTCCGGCCCGTACTCGGTGCCGTCGACCCGCAGGGCGACGTCGCGTCGGTCCACGCGGCCCTCGGAGACGAATGCGTTCGCGAGCAGGTACCGGCCGTCGCCGCCGGTCGTGCTCAGGTAGTCGGTCTCGAGGAACACCAGCGCCTGCTGGAGGGTCGCCTCGGTGACGTCGAGGGTCGCGCTCGCCGTCGTCGTCGCGTTCGTCGTCGTGGCGGTCGTCGCTTCGGTGCTCGCGGTCGTGGTCGTCGTCGTTCCCGTCGCGTCGTCGCCGTCGTCGATGCCGAGGCAGCCGGCGGTCCCGAGGGCGAGGCCGGCGGTCGCGAGGAGGCGGCGGCGCTGCATACGAGGGACGCGCTCGCCTCGCGGCATGAGTCTTCTGCAGACTGGTACGCGCGTCGTGACCGTCGACTAGTCGCGGTCAGGAATCGATCCACCCCGAATCCCGCAGTTCTTTAAGTCGGTCTGGTCGCAATGGATCATAGTGAGGAGGTTGACGCCGGGGCGGTCGGCGTCGCACGCGCTTTTCGCTGGTGTTCAATTCGGTAGTCGCGTTACAGTTTCGTCTCGTTCTGGACCGACCAGCCCTCTCCGTGACAGCACCCCGCACGGTTCTTTAAGTCGTTCTGGTCGCAATGGGTCGTAGTGAGGAGGTTGACGCCGGGGCGGTCGGCGTCGGACGCGTTTTTTGACGCCACTCAGCTCCGTAGTCGTGACGCTGTTCGTCGTTGCGAGGAACGTTCGGTCGGGAGACGCGATCGGTCAGGAGACGCGTTCGGTCGCGACGGTTCGGGGCGCGTCAGTCGACGAGCGGGGCGTTGTACTCGGTCTCGCGTTCGAGGACCGTCTCCCAGGTCGCTTCGCACTCGCAGGACACTTGCTCGAACACCGACGGGTCCTGGCGGAGGTCGAAGTCCTTGATCGCGGTCTGGACGTTGTCGTCGCACTCGCCGCAGTTGTGCGGGCCGCGGTCGCTCCCGTGCCCGACGGGGTCGCTGACGACGATGACGTCCTCGTCGGCGGTGGATTCGAGGACGTCTGCGACCGACCAGAGCCACGGCGGCCGATAGCCCCCGCGGAAGTAGAGTTCGTCGACCATCGTGTACCGCTGGACGTTGCAGGGGTTCATCGAGACGGTGTGACAGCCCTCGACGCTCGCGCACTTGCGGACGCTCGCCTTCATGTCTTCGAGCGCCTCGGGTTCCGTGAGGAACGGCGGCTTCATGAGGAGGTACGCCTTCACGCCCGCACCCGCCTCCTTCGCGGCCATCGCGGCGTCCTCGAAGTCCTCGAAGTCGAAGTACTTGTTCACGCAGTCGTGACGCACGCGGTCGGTCGCGGTCTCCAATCCGACGGCGACGTCGACGTCCAGGCCGTGCTCGGTGAAGTCCCCGACCTTCTCGGCGTCCACGAAGTCCGGGAGGCTCTCGACGACGATGCGCTCGCGGTCCCCGAACGCCTTCGCGATCGCCTGCCGAGTCTCGGCGCCGACCTCGCGCTCGTCGAGGAAGCTCCCCGACGTGTAGATCTTGATGAGGCCCGCGCGCTCGTCGTCCTCGCCGGGCTCGCCGAGGTTCTCGCGCTCGTGCTCGAGGCAGGCGTCGATCTGGTCCATGAGCGCGTCGTGCGCGACGCTCCCGCCCTCGACGGACTCGGCGACGTACCCGCACATCGTGCAACCGCCGGCGCGCGCCCACCGACACCCGCCCGTGTTGAGGATGATGGTGAGGCTGTCGTAGACGCCACCTGGCGTGTTGTCCTCGTCGAGCCACACGCGCGTCGGCTCGTGGGGGTCGTACGTCTCGTTCTTCTCCGCGCGGATGGACCGCATCACCTCGTTGTGGGCGTCCATGCCGCGTCCCCGCTCGTAGACCTCGGGACTCGGTTCGCTCATTACCGGCACCAGGGCGCGCACGCTCAAATCCCCTTCGAGTGCCCCGGCCCGCACGCGAGACGGTGCAGCGGTCGGCGTCGCCGACGACCGGCCCGAAGCACGTTGGGTGGGTCACTTCCCGTCTCGGCCCCTTCGGTCGGTGTAATGACGCAAGTCATCGCTGACCTCACCGTATCGGTGGAACGCACGTACGACGTCGACGCGAGCACGCTGTTCGACGGCCTCGCGGACCCGGAGACGCTCGGCGACGTCGAGCGCGCGACGACGGGCGAGCGCGAGAGCACGAGCGACCACGCGACGGCGACGGACGACCACCCGGCGTCGACTGACGACCACGCGGCGGCGACGGGGCCGCCACCTCGTCTCTCGCCGGGCGAGACGTACGTCGGCGACGTCGACGTCCCGATCGGTGCGGACGTGGTGTCGTTCGAGTCGTACTTCACGGTCGAGAAGCGCGAGGCGGACCGACTCGTGCTGGCCGGTGGCGGGGACGCGGACGCCGGGTCGTTCGACGCGCGCGTCGTCGTCGCCATCGCCGACGTTCCCGAGGGCGCCGTCGTGCGCGTCGACGCGCACCTGGACGTCGCCGGCGACGTCGCGGCCGTGGGGTCGCGGAGCGTACGGGACGGGATAACGCGCGTCCTCGAACGCTACCTCTCGGGCGTCGAGCGAGTGGTCGCGCGACCGTCGTAGCGACGGTACGCGCCCACGGCGCCGACGACGACCGCCGCGCCGACGACCGCGCCGGCGAGGTTCGCGACGGCGTCCAGCGCGCTCGCGGACCGATAGGGGACGCCGGCCTGGAGGAGTTCGACGAGGACGCCGTACGCGACGGCGGCCGCGACGCCGACGACCCCGCGGCCG is part of the Halorubellus sp. JP-L1 genome and harbors:
- a CDS encoding archaeosine biosynthesis radical SAM protein RaSEA; this encodes MSEPSPEVYERGRGMDAHNEVMRSIRAEKNETYDPHEPTRVWLDEDNTPGGVYDSLTIILNTGGCRWARAGGCTMCGYVAESVEGGSVAHDALMDQIDACLEHERENLGEPGEDDERAGLIKIYTSGSFLDEREVGAETRQAIAKAFGDRERIVVESLPDFVDAEKVGDFTEHGLDVDVAVGLETATDRVRHDCVNKYFDFEDFEDAAMAAKEAGAGVKAYLLMKPPFLTEPEALEDMKASVRKCASVEGCHTVSMNPCNVQRYTMVDELYFRGGYRPPWLWSVADVLESTADEDVIVVSDPVGHGSDRGPHNCGECDDNVQTAIKDFDLRQDPSVFEQVSCECEATWETVLERETEYNAPLVD
- a CDS encoding VanZ family protein — its product is MSARTRWAVVAVLALGVLVASLVPGSGRLAAGPLGLVGLDKWLHGVAYATLAGAVTYADGRGVVGVAAAVAYGVLVELLQAGVPYRSASALDAVANLAGAVVGAAVVVGAVGAYRRYDGRATTRSTPER